Proteins found in one Campylobacter concisus genomic segment:
- a CDS encoding SDR family NAD(P)-dependent oxidoreductase yields MKKTAFVTGATSGFGEAIARKLSKEGYKIVALARREDRLKKLASELGDTHIIVADIRDKEAVFKAVESLPDKFKDIEVLVNNAGMALGLEKTIDAKVEDFEAMIDTNVKGLIYSTKAVLPLLYKQEKGYIFNLGSTAGSWPYPGSNVYGATKAFVKQFSLNLRNDLVGTNIRVTNIEPGLCKTEFSEVRFRGDKAKADSLYENTNFITSEDIATILVNCLNMLGSVNINRVEVMANTQTWAGLAIEKF; encoded by the coding sequence ATGAAAAAGACAGCTTTTGTAACCGGTGCAACATCTGGATTTGGCGAGGCGATCGCTAGAAAACTCTCAAAAGAGGGCTACAAGATAGTCGCTCTTGCAAGGCGAGAAGATAGGCTAAAGAAGCTTGCAAGCGAGCTTGGCGATACACATATCATCGTAGCTGACATACGCGATAAAGAAGCTGTTTTTAAAGCGGTTGAGAGCCTGCCTGATAAATTTAAGGATATAGAAGTGCTTGTAAATAACGCTGGCATGGCGCTTGGACTCGAAAAGACGATAGATGCGAAGGTGGAGGACTTTGAGGCGATGATAGACACCAATGTCAAAGGTCTTATCTACTCGACAAAGGCGGTTTTGCCACTACTTTACAAGCAAGAAAAGGGCTATATATTTAACCTGGGTTCTACTGCTGGCTCATGGCCATATCCTGGAAGCAACGTTTATGGTGCCACAAAGGCATTTGTAAAGCAGTTTAGTTTAAATTTAAGAAACGATCTAGTTGGCACAAATATCAGAGTAACAAACATCGAGCCAGGGCTTTGTAAGACCGAATTTAGCGAGGTTAGATTTAGAGGAGATAAGGCAAAAGCGGATAGTCTTTATGAAAATACAAATTTCATCACATCTGAGGATATCGCGACTATTTTGGTAAATTGTCTAAATATGCTTGGAAGTGTTAATATAAATAGAGTCGAAGTCATGGCAAATACGCAGACTTGGGCTGGACTTGCGATAGAAAAATTTTAA
- a CDS encoding Na+/H+ antiporter NhaC family protein — translation MRQILLLLFFSVALFGVDPEVAKRNAEIYGVFTLIPPVVAIALAFITKDVILSLFIGVFSGTFLINIINENIFMGIVKGFTGIVSRVVESMADKTDSGILLQVLCIGGVVALITKMGGTKAVALWLSKKAKSGISAQISTWLMGIFVFFDDYANALIVGPIMRPISDKFKISREKLAFIIDATAAPIAGIAIISTWVGLEVSLIEKGYELVGETGINAYSIFIETIPYRFYNLFILFFIVCTALMQREYGPMLLAERRARRGELHSGKTQIQDLEDKTLEPKEGVKLSAANAVVPLLVLVIGAFTSFYFSGLAALEGDTLKNALANPLSFSTFKDTFGAADSATSLFQAALLASIVAITMGVWRKIFDVKEAISTWVKGWKTMIITVVILLLAWSLSAVIKELGTSRYLVDLLSSSTPKFILPVAVFILGSFISFSTGTSYGTMGILMPLAIPLAYAVGKNYGLEGDAMHAYMIVNISGVLTGAIFGDHCSPISDTTILSSMGAGCNHIDHVSTQMVYALSVCAVCVLVGYLPVALGLSVWIALPCGFLAIWALVRFVGKKVEA, via the coding sequence GTGAGACAAATTTTATTATTACTTTTTTTTAGCGTTGCGCTTTTTGGTGTCGATCCAGAAGTGGCAAAGAGAAACGCTGAAATTTATGGCGTATTTACGCTTATACCGCCTGTTGTGGCAATAGCACTTGCTTTTATCACAAAAGACGTCATCTTGTCGCTATTTATAGGTGTTTTTAGCGGAACATTTCTCATAAATATCATCAATGAAAACATCTTTATGGGTATCGTAAAAGGCTTTACAGGTATCGTTTCAAGGGTCGTTGAATCAATGGCTGATAAGACTGACTCAGGAATTTTACTTCAAGTGCTTTGTATCGGTGGTGTGGTCGCACTTATCACAAAAATGGGTGGTACAAAGGCGGTTGCTCTTTGGCTTAGCAAAAAGGCAAAAAGCGGCATTTCAGCTCAAATTTCAACGTGGCTGATGGGAATTTTTGTATTTTTTGATGACTATGCAAATGCTCTAATAGTAGGTCCAATTATGAGACCAATAAGTGATAAATTTAAAATAAGCCGCGAAAAGCTAGCTTTTATTATAGATGCTACCGCAGCACCGATCGCTGGTATTGCTATCATCTCGACATGGGTTGGCCTTGAGGTTTCACTCATCGAAAAGGGCTATGAGCTAGTTGGAGAGACTGGCATTAATGCTTATTCTATATTTATCGAGACAATTCCATATAGATTTTACAACCTCTTCATCTTATTTTTTATAGTCTGTACAGCCTTGATGCAACGTGAATACGGACCAATGCTATTAGCTGAAAGACGCGCTAGAAGAGGCGAGCTTCACTCTGGCAAAACTCAAATCCAAGATCTTGAAGATAAAACACTTGAGCCAAAAGAGGGCGTAAAATTAAGCGCTGCAAATGCTGTTGTACCACTTCTCGTGCTAGTTATTGGTGCATTTACTAGTTTTTACTTTAGTGGTCTTGCTGCACTTGAGGGCGATACTCTTAAAAATGCACTTGCTAATCCGCTTTCATTTTCTACATTTAAAGATACTTTTGGCGCAGCAGACTCAGCTACATCGCTATTTCAAGCAGCACTACTTGCTAGTATCGTAGCTATCACAATGGGTGTTTGGCGTAAAATTTTTGACGTAAAAGAGGCTATCAGCACATGGGTAAAAGGCTGGAAAACTATGATAATTACAGTTGTAATCTTGCTTCTTGCATGGAGCCTTAGTGCTGTTATCAAAGAGCTTGGCACATCAAGATATTTGGTTGATCTATTAAGCTCTTCAACACCTAAATTTATCCTGCCAGTGGCTGTTTTTATCCTTGGTTCATTTATTAGCTTCTCAACTGGAACGAGCTATGGCACAATGGGAATTTTAATGCCTCTTGCTATCCCGCTAGCCTATGCGGTCGGCAAAAACTACGGACTAGAGGGTGATGCGATGCATGCATATATGATTGTAAATATTTCAGGCGTGCTTACAGGCGCGATCTTTGGCGATCACTGCTCACCGATATCGGATACTACGATACTTTCATCAATGGGCGCAGGATGTAATCATATCGATCACGTATCGACTCAAATGGTCTACGCGCTTAGCGTTTGTGCGGTTTGTGTGCTAGTTGGTTACTTGCCAGTTGCACTTGGTCTTAGCGTTTGGATCGCGCTTCCTTGCGGATTTTTAGCGATTTGGGCGCTAGTTAGATTTGTTGGAAAGAAAGTAGAAGCATAA
- the trmA gene encoding tRNA (uridine(54)-C5)-methyltransferase TrmA, which translates to MDCNYLKECGSCTLFTPYDEQILFKTDLVKQNFSEFYDGEFDVFSSTPKHYRTRAEFGIWHEGSKLCYTMHASEKGKKVFVDDCPKVCEQISDLMPRLLENLQSDENLRAKLFGVEFISCKSGILVTLLYHKRLDGEFEAAMKILASKLDVTILARSRGQKLLSGELNLIDELDVGGEIYKFSLSENAFIQPNRAVNEKMIAWAKECVQGGADLLELYCGHGNFTIPLSFKFNNVLATEISKSSIANAIKNCELNKAKNIKFLRMDADELMSAFAGVREFNRLKDINLSDFNFSHVLVDPPRAGLSESVVNFIKNFKNIIYISCNPETLKENLKELCKSHKVIKFAIFDQFANTHHIECGVLLRAKE; encoded by the coding sequence TTGGATTGCAATTATTTAAAAGAGTGTGGCTCTTGCACTCTTTTTACTCCTTACGATGAGCAAATTTTATTTAAAACTGACCTTGTAAAACAAAATTTTTCAGAGTTTTATGATGGTGAGTTTGATGTTTTTAGCTCAACACCAAAACACTACCGCACGAGAGCTGAGTTTGGCATCTGGCATGAAGGCAGCAAGCTTTGCTATACGATGCATGCAAGCGAAAAGGGCAAAAAGGTCTTTGTAGATGATTGTCCAAAGGTTTGCGAGCAAATTTCAGATCTCATGCCAAGGCTACTTGAAAATTTGCAAAGTGATGAAAATTTACGCGCAAAGCTTTTTGGAGTGGAATTTATCTCTTGTAAAAGCGGTATTTTGGTCACACTTCTTTACCATAAAAGGCTTGATGGCGAGTTTGAAGCGGCTATGAAAATTCTAGCTAGCAAGCTTGACGTCACCATACTTGCTAGATCGCGTGGGCAAAAGCTACTAAGTGGTGAGCTAAATTTGATCGATGAGCTAGACGTTGGCGGTGAAATTTATAAATTTAGCCTAAGTGAGAATGCCTTTATTCAGCCAAATAGAGCCGTAAATGAAAAGATGATAGCTTGGGCAAAAGAGTGCGTGCAAGGCGGTGCTGACCTACTGGAGCTTTACTGCGGACATGGAAATTTTACTATTCCGCTTTCTTTTAAATTTAACAATGTACTTGCCACTGAAATTTCAAAGAGCTCGATCGCAAATGCTATTAAAAACTGCGAGCTAAATAAGGCTAAAAACATCAAATTTTTACGAATGGATGCTGATGAGCTTATGAGCGCATTTGCTGGCGTTAGGGAATTTAATAGGCTCAAGGATATAAATTTAAGTGACTTTAACTTCTCTCACGTCCTTGTTGATCCGCCCCGTGCAGGACTAAGTGAAAGTGTTGTAAATTTCATCAAAAATTTTAAAAATATCATCTATATCTCGTGCAATCCAGAGACTCTAAAAGAAAATTTAAAAGAGCTTTGTAAAAGCCATAAAGTGATAAAATTTGCCATTTTTGATCAGTTTGCAAATACTCATCACATTGAATGCGGCGTGCTACTAAGGGCAAAAGAATAA
- the ilvA gene encoding threonine ammonia-lyase yields MVSLNKIIQAKITIGHFVNKTPFALSAKLSKNLGASIYLKEENLQRTGAYKIRGAYNKIASLSDEERKRGVVAASAGNHAQGVAISAKEFGVHACIIMPESTPLLKVAGTKDLGAEVILKGDNFDEAYAFAVNYAKDKGMTFVHPFNDEYVMAGQGTVGLEMLDEISDLDIVIVPVGGGGLASGVASCIKQVNPKTKVICVGAKGAPAMFNSYGAKKSINSKSVRTIADGIAVRDASEITLANIIECVDEFVQVDDEEIATAILFLLETQKIVVEGAGAAGVAALMHDKIKFKKGAKIGVVLSGGNIDVQVLSIIIEKGLIKSHRKMTLQITLVDKLGALMSLTDSLKSANANIVKIDYDRFSTRLDYGDASITITLETKGLEHQEKIKEVLTKNGFSFTQLF; encoded by the coding sequence ATGGTTTCACTAAATAAAATCATCCAAGCAAAGATTACGATCGGTCATTTCGTAAATAAAACTCCATTTGCTCTGAGTGCAAAACTTAGTAAAAATTTGGGAGCAAGCATCTATCTAAAAGAGGAAAATTTACAACGAACCGGCGCATATAAGATAAGAGGCGCATACAATAAAATAGCTAGCCTAAGCGACGAAGAGAGAAAGCGTGGCGTCGTGGCTGCAAGTGCTGGCAATCACGCTCAAGGCGTAGCGATAAGTGCGAAAGAATTTGGCGTGCATGCTTGTATCATCATGCCAGAATCAACCCCGCTTCTAAAGGTTGCTGGTACTAAAGACCTTGGTGCAGAGGTTATTTTAAAAGGTGATAATTTTGATGAGGCGTATGCTTTTGCAGTTAATTACGCCAAAGATAAGGGTATGACATTCGTTCATCCATTTAACGACGAGTACGTCATGGCAGGGCAGGGCACTGTGGGGCTTGAGATGCTTGATGAGATAAGCGACCTTGACATAGTCATTGTCCCAGTTGGCGGCGGTGGGCTAGCTAGCGGTGTGGCTAGTTGTATAAAACAAGTTAATCCAAAGACAAAAGTAATCTGTGTCGGTGCAAAAGGCGCTCCAGCGATGTTTAATAGCTATGGCGCTAAAAAGAGCATAAACTCAAAATCAGTTCGCACCATAGCTGATGGTATAGCTGTGCGTGATGCGAGCGAGATCACGCTGGCAAATATTATTGAGTGTGTTGATGAGTTTGTGCAAGTTGATGATGAGGAGATCGCAACTGCGATTTTGTTCTTGTTAGAGACGCAAAAGATCGTTGTAGAAGGAGCTGGCGCAGCTGGCGTGGCAGCGCTTATGCATGATAAGATAAAATTTAAAAAAGGTGCGAAGATAGGCGTGGTACTAAGTGGCGGAAATATCGACGTACAGGTACTTTCTATCATCATTGAAAAGGGCCTTATCAAGTCTCACCGCAAGATGACTTTGCAAATAACGCTTGTGGATAAGCTAGGAGCGCTCATGAGCTTAACAGATAGTCTCAAATCAGCAAACGCAAACATTGTGAAGATCGACTACGATCGCTTCTCGACAAGGCTTGATTATGGTGATGCAAGTATTACTATCACACTTGAGACAAAGGGTCTTGAGCATCAAGAAAAGATCAAAGAAGTTCTTACTAAAAACGGTTTTTCTTTCACTCAACTATTTTAA
- a CDS encoding S8 family serine peptidase, which produces MKRSILNKKCIFISAACCALLFTNSLKANDQESGKFGDISSWQSAEYEAYWGLKRINAAIAYALGVTGKGVTLGVMDSGALLSHPELSDGRISALKISGSYYKDGQKYPDTEHGNSPFLKKGSTDKNRADFGDFKKGDKFEADGNWIAGVNDSHGTHVAGTIAGSRDGKGMHGVAFDSKLIVGNTGGTDGMTYGPNQDYNFFLASYEGLAKAGARAINNSWGSNRKFYKAYEGATGFDGGNSLDIKDLDAAYKSYYPFVTNGKNFLDAAYEVAKKYGIIQVFTAGNRNGMKESYTRAMLPYFRPDAEKYWINVTGMTDGDAQHFNTAGHSKWWSIAAPGKSIKSSTVDPKNGNAGYDSWDGTSMAAPHVTGALGLVMQRYPYMSNSQARDVLLTTARQVRDEFKKPADTRRISGFTAPLGVPDERWGWGALDMSKAMFGPGQLLGVFDVSLDTDDLYSNNISDVAIKYRKTEDEAEAKIWANRKAELEKMSNLTAEQKAELDIGNAREKAREQRASEGYEGTLIKRGLGTLKLAGTNSYTGKTIIKSGKITALNQSLKSSEVVVENGGALEIVKEMSVREIDRNKFSQKLSFKDVTRKSTNDAVKATIKTGGSYIISNNAANLNLNFEKNSIIDISKPDVDIMKRLYDDSSKAKTYAVTGNFSGYNDTVLRKYAFFDLTRNYSDNKLELTLKKSKNTITSIAASDNQKRVAQFIESTAGRPALLASPFRSRPTVITSDLYRHFIYATPKEASDTLKTFANNANLAQHNAFLLENILLKNAIINHEFDPFSAKAIDASGMKFWSNTMANAMKFDDVKANSFTQLFGFDGSVNDVFTLGGVLGASSEKVKEDGDDAYKTKGTSIGIYGKSQIASTKIDLGLIYTNAKRKTQNGATIVSFYSDEHVKSKEKALTAYANLALTVFNSANFSLNPYVGASYLRMKTDSTSQNIGIFRMDVDEKTRDLGVFSIGLNPSVPFSLSSTKMKFEADLAYNRLVGDTRPNIGVNIANAGYLELEGKEVRDLGTASLGVKANVYKNINLGLSYTGAFAKDVKSNSVNVKFEILF; this is translated from the coding sequence GTGAAAAGATCCATTTTAAATAAAAAATGTATTTTTATAAGTGCAGCTTGTTGTGCTCTTTTGTTTACAAATTCGCTAAAAGCCAACGATCAAGAAAGTGGTAAATTTGGCGACATAAGTAGCTGGCAGAGCGCTGAATATGAAGCATACTGGGGACTAAAGCGTATCAATGCAGCTATTGCGTATGCTCTTGGAGTGACAGGCAAAGGTGTGACGCTTGGCGTTATGGACTCTGGCGCATTACTTAGCCACCCTGAACTTAGTGACGGTAGGATAAGCGCACTAAAAATTTCTGGTAGCTACTACAAAGACGGACAAAAATATCCAGATACTGAGCACGGCAACTCTCCTTTTTTAAAAAAAGGAAGCACTGATAAAAATAGAGCTGACTTTGGCGACTTTAAAAAAGGTGATAAATTTGAAGCTGATGGCAACTGGATCGCTGGTGTAAACGACTCGCACGGCACGCACGTAGCTGGCACAATTGCTGGCTCAAGAGATGGTAAAGGGATGCATGGTGTAGCATTTGACTCAAAACTTATAGTAGGAAATACTGGCGGAACCGATGGTATGACATATGGACCAAACCAAGACTACAACTTCTTTTTAGCATCTTATGAGGGACTAGCTAAAGCTGGTGCAAGAGCTATAAATAATAGTTGGGGTTCAAACCGAAAATTTTATAAAGCTTATGAGGGAGCAACTGGATTTGATGGTGGCAATAGCTTAGATATAAAAGATCTTGACGCAGCCTATAAAAGCTACTATCCATTTGTCACAAATGGTAAAAATTTCTTAGATGCTGCTTATGAAGTCGCCAAAAAATACGGCATCATTCAAGTCTTCACTGCCGGAAATAGAAATGGCATGAAAGAGTCATACACAAGAGCAATGCTTCCATATTTTCGTCCAGATGCTGAAAAATACTGGATAAACGTTACTGGAATGACAGATGGCGATGCACAACATTTTAATACCGCAGGACACTCAAAATGGTGGAGTATCGCAGCACCTGGTAAAAGTATAAAATCAAGCACAGTTGATCCTAAAAATGGAAACGCTGGTTATGATAGCTGGGATGGTACATCAATGGCAGCTCCACACGTCACTGGCGCACTTGGTCTTGTCATGCAAAGATATCCATATATGAGCAACTCTCAAGCAAGAGATGTTTTACTAACTACCGCAAGACAAGTTAGAGATGAGTTTAAAAAGCCAGCCGATACAAGAAGAATTTCTGGTTTTACTGCGCCACTTGGCGTACCTGATGAGCGCTGGGGCTGGGGAGCACTTGATATGTCAAAGGCTATGTTTGGACCAGGACAGCTACTAGGCGTATTTGATGTAAGTCTAGACACAGATGATCTTTACTCAAATAATATCAGTGATGTAGCTATAAAATACAGAAAGACTGAAGATGAGGCAGAGGCAAAAATTTGGGCTAATCGCAAGGCTGAGCTTGAGAAAATGTCAAATTTAACAGCCGAGCAAAAGGCTGAACTTGATATAGGCAACGCTAGAGAAAAAGCAAGAGAACAAAGAGCTAGCGAAGGCTATGAAGGAACTCTTATTAAGAGGGGCCTAGGCACTCTAAAACTAGCAGGCACCAACTCATACACTGGCAAAACCATAATAAAAAGTGGCAAGATCACAGCACTAAATCAATCACTAAAATCAAGCGAAGTAGTAGTCGAAAATGGTGGTGCACTTGAGATTGTTAAAGAGATGAGTGTTAGAGAGATTGATAGAAATAAATTTTCTCAAAAGCTATCTTTTAAAGATGTAACTAGAAAAAGCACAAATGACGCAGTAAAAGCTACTATAAAAACAGGTGGTAGTTATATCATCTCAAATAACGCAGCAAATTTAAATCTAAATTTTGAAAAGAACTCTATCATAGATATAAGCAAGCCAGATGTAGATATCATGAAAAGACTATATGATGATAGCTCAAAGGCAAAAACTTACGCTGTAACTGGAAATTTTAGTGGCTATAATGACACCGTCTTAAGAAAATATGCATTTTTTGACCTTACTAGAAACTATAGCGACAACAAGCTAGAACTAACACTCAAAAAATCAAAAAATACAATAACAAGTATAGCAGCTAGCGACAACCAAAAAAGAGTAGCACAATTCATAGAGAGCACAGCTGGCAGACCAGCACTCCTTGCTTCGCCGTTTAGAAGTAGACCAACAGTCATCACGAGCGATCTATACAGACACTTCATCTACGCTACGCCAAAAGAAGCAAGTGATACGCTAAAAACATTTGCAAATAATGCAAATTTAGCTCAACATAATGCATTTTTACTAGAAAATATCTTGCTCAAAAATGCAATCATTAACCATGAATTTGATCCATTCAGCGCAAAAGCAATTGATGCGAGTGGCATGAAATTTTGGTCAAATACCATGGCTAATGCTATGAAATTTGACGATGTAAAAGCAAACTCATTCACTCAGCTTTTTGGATTTGACGGTAGTGTAAATGATGTTTTCACACTTGGTGGTGTGCTTGGTGCTAGCAGTGAAAAAGTAAAAGAAGATGGCGATGATGCTTATAAAACAAAAGGTACAAGTATCGGCATCTACGGAAAAAGCCAGATCGCTAGCACGAAAATAGACCTTGGTCTCATATATACAAATGCTAAACGAAAAACGCAAAATGGTGCTACGATCGTTAGCTTTTACTCAGATGAGCATGTAAAAAGCAAGGAAAAAGCACTTACTGCTTACGCAAATTTGGCATTAACAGTATTTAATAGTGCAAATTTCTCACTAAATCCTTATGTGGGTGCAAGCTATCTACGTATGAAAACTGATAGTACTAGCCAAAATATAGGAATTTTCAGAATGGATGTTGATGAAAAAACTAGGGATTTGGGTGTATTTAGCATAGGTCTAAACCCTAGTGTGCCATTTAGTCTTAGTAGTACAAAGATGAAATTTGAAGCTGATCTAGCCTACAATAGACTAGTTGGCGATACAAGACCAAATATCGGCGTAAATATCGCAAATGCTGGGTACTTGGAACTTGAAGGAAAAGAGGTGCGCGATCTTGGCACAGCTAGCCTTGGTGTAAAAGCTAATGTTTATAAAAATATAAATTTAGGTCTATCTTACACAGGTGCTTTTGCTAAAGACGTGAAATCAAACAGCGTAAATGTAAAATTTGAAATTTTGTTTTAA
- a CDS encoding DUF4230 domain-containing protein yields MSEYANLILAILLAILAFAFYRSNKALKKAKDDSENVSVSTEISQLKSIGELSVFQVYSKEIVTKTDHAFGNFGKEYLRWLVSEKKLSMIFEFEINFIYDLTSPRLEIMQIANSSYKIKMPPCKYKFSIADMKFYDEKNGKFIPFLLPDSLNGFFGSTFTEEDKNRLIEEARNEVKKMSVRLISQLQSKIHKSARDTLEAIAKSFGANKVEFVFDDSDDQINEQLNLENIA; encoded by the coding sequence ATGAGCGAATACGCAAATTTGATATTAGCTATCTTGCTAGCTATTTTGGCATTTGCATTTTATAGGTCAAACAAAGCGCTAAAAAAGGCAAAAGATGATAGCGAAAATGTTTCAGTCAGCACTGAAATTTCGCAGCTTAAAAGCATCGGCGAACTGTCTGTCTTTCAGGTATATAGCAAAGAGATCGTCACAAAGACAGATCATGCATTTGGAAATTTTGGCAAAGAGTATCTAAGGTGGCTGGTAAGCGAAAAGAAGCTTTCGATGATATTTGAATTTGAGATAAATTTCATCTACGATCTAACTAGCCCTAGACTCGAGATCATGCAGATCGCAAACTCTAGCTACAAGATAAAAATGCCCCCATGTAAGTATAAATTTTCAATCGCAGATATGAAATTTTACGACGAAAAAAACGGCAAATTTATACCATTTTTGCTGCCTGACTCGCTAAATGGCTTTTTTGGTAGCACTTTTACAGAAGAAGATAAAAATAGGCTAATAGAAGAGGCTAGAAACGAGGTTAAAAAGATGAGCGTTCGCCTTATCTCGCAGCTTCAAAGTAAAATTCACAAATCAGCCCGCGACACGCTTGAAGCGATAGCTAAGAGCTTTGGCGCAAACAAGGTCGAGTTTGTCTTTGACGATAGCGATGATCAGATCAACGAGCAACTAAATTTAGAAAATATCGCATAA
- a CDS encoding Dyp-type peroxidase — protein sequence MSVNSQEVTQAPGNNTVFQTWVLKGDKKACKEGFAKLCALVVNLNKTAKVRFGANENVNCVLGVGHDAWKKLEISKELPKELVNFKAIKGDKHEAVSTKGDIHIHIRALNAADCFDMAQNIKEVLFKFAELTDETQGFKYHDGRAIIGFVDGTENPDGEDRDLFAKVGKEDAKFKGGSYVFVQKYFHKMKEWNATSVSEQEKVIGRSKEYDIEMDESVKPTNSHSAAANVGDDKKVVRGNMPFTEGSKTGTYFIAYASTFSTVELMLKKMFIGEPKGNSDRLLDFSTPVTGALYFAPTLDMLGDYEG from the coding sequence ATGAGTGTAAATTCACAAGAGGTCACACAAGCACCAGGCAACAACACAGTCTTTCAAACATGGGTCTTAAAAGGCGACAAAAAGGCATGTAAAGAGGGCTTTGCTAAGCTTTGTGCTTTGGTTGTAAATTTAAATAAAACTGCCAAAGTTAGATTTGGCGCAAATGAAAATGTAAATTGCGTCCTTGGCGTGGGTCATGATGCTTGGAAAAAGCTTGAAATTTCAAAAGAATTGCCAAAAGAGCTTGTAAATTTTAAAGCGATCAAAGGCGATAAACATGAAGCCGTTAGCACGAAGGGCGATATACACATCCACATCCGCGCGCTAAATGCGGCTGACTGCTTTGACATGGCGCAAAATATCAAAGAAGTTTTGTTTAAATTTGCAGAGCTTACAGATGAGACTCAAGGCTTTAAATACCACGATGGCAGAGCGATAATTGGCTTTGTTGATGGCACTGAAAATCCTGATGGTGAAGATAGAGATCTTTTTGCAAAAGTCGGCAAAGAGGACGCTAAATTTAAAGGCGGTAGCTACGTTTTTGTTCAAAAATACTTCCACAAAATGAAAGAGTGGAACGCTACAAGCGTAAGCGAGCAAGAAAAGGTTATAGGCCGCTCAAAAGAGTATGACATCGAGATGGATGAGAGCGTAAAACCTACAAATTCACACTCAGCTGCTGCAAATGTCGGCGACGATAAAAAGGTCGTGCGCGGCAATATGCCATTTACTGAAGGCAGCAAAACAGGCACTTACTTCATCGCTTATGCGAGCACATTTTCAACGGTTGAGCTTATGCTTAAAAAGATGTTTATCGGCGAGCCAAAAGGCAACTCAGATAGGCTGCTTGACTTTAGTACGCCAGTAACTGGGGCTTTATATTTTGCTCCTACGCTTGATATGCTTGGCGATTACGAGGGATAA
- a CDS encoding EamA family transporter, with product MPEWFIYAALSAVFAALTAIFAKLGVKDIDSDFATFIRTIVVILMLVLLLSVAKKWQPLSSLSPKNWLFLILSGMATGLSWLMYFKAMQAGKVYQVALVDKFSVVLAIILAVIFLGERLNLKEILAVCLIVSGVFLLIFK from the coding sequence ATGCCAGAGTGGTTTATCTATGCAGCTCTTTCGGCTGTTTTTGCTGCACTTACAGCGATCTTTGCAAAGCTAGGCGTAAAGGACATCGATAGCGATTTTGCGACATTTATAAGAACGATCGTTGTCATTTTGATGCTTGTTTTGCTTTTAAGCGTGGCTAAAAAATGGCAACCGCTAAGCTCGCTAAGCCCTAAAAACTGGCTCTTTCTCATACTAAGTGGCATGGCGACTGGTCTTTCGTGGCTTATGTATTTTAAAGCTATGCAAGCAGGCAAGGTCTATCAAGTAGCGCTGGTTGATAAGTTTAGCGTTGTGCTGGCTATCATTTTGGCTGTCATATTTCTTGGTGAGAGGCTAAATTTAAAAGAAATTTTAGCCGTCTGTCTTATCGTATCTGGCGTGTTTCTACTCATTTTTAAATAA